One window of Rasiella rasia genomic DNA carries:
- a CDS encoding MATE family efflux transporter has translation MSATNISFKRIQQLAIPAIIAGIAEPVLSSTDAAVVGNIPEFGTESLAAVGIVGTFLSALIWILGQTRSAISAIISQNLGAGTIKDLKSFPAQAVFFNIALSIIVLGGTYFFVAEIFTLLNAEGIILDFSIDYYNIRVWGFPLTLFTFAIFGIFRGLQNTFWPMIIAAIGAGLNIGLDFALVYGIDGFIAPMGVVGAAWASLAAQTVMAVLSLILVLKKTNVSLRLVFPLHPEIKRLVFMSLNLFLRSLALNTALILSTREAAALGKEYIAAHTIAFNIWIFTAFFLDGYGAAGNILGGKLLGERNFNSLWRLTKKVSLYNIGVATILAIIGLILYKPLGVLFNKDPEVLHLFYGMFFMVLICLPFNAIAFTLDSIFKGLGEMGYLRNVLLTATIFGFIPVLYVSKYQDWGLIGIWLALVVWVAWRGIALIIKYYRKYLPLVT, from the coding sequence ATGAGTGCAACCAATATTTCCTTTAAACGTATTCAACAACTGGCCATCCCTGCGATTATTGCTGGTATTGCCGAGCCTGTGCTGTCTAGTACAGATGCGGCTGTTGTAGGTAATATTCCTGAGTTTGGTACCGAAAGTTTAGCCGCTGTAGGTATTGTAGGCACATTTCTATCTGCCCTTATCTGGATTCTCGGTCAGACACGTAGTGCAATCTCTGCAATTATTTCGCAGAATCTTGGAGCAGGTACTATTAAAGATTTAAAAAGCTTTCCGGCACAAGCAGTATTCTTCAATATTGCACTTAGTATTATCGTTTTGGGTGGTACTTATTTTTTTGTAGCCGAAATTTTCACCTTGCTCAACGCAGAAGGAATTATACTCGATTTCAGTATTGATTATTACAACATACGTGTTTGGGGATTTCCGCTTACATTATTCACCTTTGCCATTTTTGGAATTTTCCGCGGACTACAAAATACTTTTTGGCCCATGATAATTGCAGCTATTGGCGCCGGATTAAATATAGGTCTCGATTTTGCTTTAGTTTACGGTATTGATGGGTTTATAGCGCCAATGGGCGTTGTTGGTGCTGCTTGGGCTAGTTTGGCAGCACAAACTGTAATGGCAGTCCTTTCGTTAATATTAGTACTCAAGAAAACCAACGTTTCCTTACGACTGGTTTTCCCTCTTCATCCTGAAATAAAGCGATTGGTATTTATGAGCCTAAATCTGTTTCTTCGCTCTCTTGCGCTTAATACGGCGCTAATTCTATCTACCAGAGAAGCGGCTGCACTTGGTAAAGAATATATTGCTGCCCATACCATTGCCTTCAACATTTGGATATTTACGGCATTCTTTTTAGATGGATATGGGGCTGCAGGTAATATTTTAGGTGGAAAACTACTAGGCGAACGGAATTTTAATAGTCTTTGGCGTCTTACCAAAAAAGTAAGCCTTTACAACATTGGTGTGGCCACGATCTTAGCAATAATTGGTCTTATACTCTATAAGCCTCTAGGGGTTCTGTTTAATAAAGACCCCGAAGTGCTTCATCTTTTCTACGGAATGTTCTTTATGGTACTTATTTGCTTACCCTTTAATGCTATTGCCTTTACATTAGACTCTATTTTTAAAGGATTAGGGGAAATGGGTTATTTAAGAAATGTATTGTTAACTGCCACCATTTTTGGGTTTATCCCGGTCTTATATGTATCTAAATATCAAGATTGGGGACTTATTGGTATTTGGCTAGCATTGGTTGTTTGGGTTGCTTGGCGTGGGATTGCGCTCATTATAAAATACTATAGAAAATATCTGCCACTAGTTACATAA